The following are encoded in a window of Rhodothermus bifroesti genomic DNA:
- a CDS encoding amidohydrolase family protein, which yields MLLQRIGFILLVALPSASQAQNRAAESAPSPPVVTRTYAITQARIVVAPGRIIPQGTVVLRNGLIEAVGPNVSVPPDAFVIQGDSLVVYAGFIDGLSHVGIPAPKQEETPPQRSANPGNPPPERAGLTPERDVRVLLKPDDPSVEQLRRAGFTLAHVVPREGMLPGRGALVLLRGSSADAMIYRSDASLFVQLEPARGVYPATDMAVLARFRQLYREAARRHHLNALYAANPSGLEPPPYDAVHAAFFPVLEGKKPVFFYTEDALDLHRVLALHRELNFPVVLAGLAGSFDILEKLRASNIPLFLTLNLPEAPRDTAAKAIAPSDDSLAAQYRPNLRVVDYRNTEAERQNLKARQALERIKYYETASRLHAAGLRFGFSTRDVEPKKIAAHLRTMGKHGLSEEAALAALTIDAARLLGIDQAVGTVEPGKLANLVITDGPLFNEKTRIRYVFVAGELFEIKAPEEARRPPTETPLPTADGTWSCTVSSPDGPVDGTLRIRQGSGTISSSALPQPATLENFRLQGQQLTFGFFTSAFGQVTARLTLTGQTAEGSLDVPGYGTLPLRCHRTESPQR from the coding sequence ATGCTGCTCCAAAGGATTGGGTTTATTTTGTTGGTAGCGCTTCCGAGCGCATCCCAGGCACAAAATCGCGCTGCCGAATCAGCTCCTTCCCCCCCGGTGGTAACCCGTACCTATGCAATCACGCAAGCCCGCATTGTTGTCGCACCGGGCCGCATTATTCCTCAGGGAACCGTGGTCTTGCGCAACGGCCTTATCGAGGCTGTGGGTCCTAACGTTAGTGTACCTCCCGATGCGTTTGTCATTCAAGGCGATTCGCTGGTTGTATATGCAGGGTTTATTGATGGGCTTTCCCATGTAGGCATTCCGGCTCCGAAACAGGAGGAAACACCCCCACAGCGGTCTGCGAATCCAGGCAATCCACCTCCTGAACGCGCAGGACTAACCCCGGAGCGTGACGTACGCGTGCTGCTTAAGCCCGATGATCCCTCGGTGGAGCAGTTGCGACGCGCGGGCTTTACCTTAGCCCATGTCGTACCCCGCGAAGGCATGCTTCCCGGGCGCGGCGCCTTGGTTCTTCTACGCGGCAGCTCGGCAGACGCCATGATCTACCGCAGTGATGCTTCGCTGTTTGTGCAGCTTGAGCCCGCCCGTGGCGTTTATCCGGCCACCGATATGGCCGTGCTGGCCCGCTTTCGTCAGCTTTATCGCGAAGCAGCGCGCCGCCACCATCTCAACGCGCTCTACGCAGCCAATCCCTCGGGCTTAGAGCCGCCTCCTTACGACGCCGTGCATGCCGCCTTCTTCCCTGTGCTTGAAGGGAAAAAACCAGTGTTTTTCTACACGGAAGACGCACTGGATCTTCACCGCGTTTTGGCCTTGCATCGAGAACTGAATTTCCCTGTTGTACTGGCTGGTCTGGCTGGCAGCTTCGATATCCTTGAAAAGCTCCGTGCGTCAAACATACCCCTATTTCTCACGCTCAACCTCCCTGAAGCGCCGCGGGATACAGCAGCTAAGGCAATCGCGCCCTCTGATGATTCCTTAGCTGCACAGTATCGTCCAAATTTGCGCGTTGTAGACTATCGGAATACCGAAGCCGAAAGGCAAAACCTGAAAGCACGACAAGCGCTTGAGCGCATCAAATACTATGAGACAGCCAGCCGCCTGCATGCAGCCGGTTTGCGCTTTGGATTTTCAACACGCGACGTTGAACCGAAAAAAATTGCTGCACATTTGCGCACGATGGGAAAACATGGGCTTTCGGAAGAGGCTGCCTTGGCGGCTTTGACCATCGATGCTGCACGCTTGCTCGGTATAGATCAAGCCGTAGGAACGGTTGAACCCGGGAAACTGGCCAATCTGGTGATCACCGATGGTCCGCTGTTTAACGAAAAAACGCGCATTCGCTACGTCTTTGTAGCCGGTGAACTTTTCGAGATCAAAGCACCTGAGGAAGCCCGACGTCCCCCAACCGAAACCCCACTACCAACGGCCGACGGCACCTGGAGCTGCACCGTCAGCTCGCCAGATGGACCCGTCGACGGCACGTTGCGCATTCGCCAGGGGAGCGGTACCATCTCCAGCAGCGCCTTGCCGCAACCAGCCACCCTGGAAAACTTCCGGCTACAAGGCCAGCAACTGACGTTTGGCTTTTTTACCAGCGCATTTGGCCAGGTAACAGCACGCCTAACGCTGACAGGGCAGACTGCAGAAGGAAGCCTCGACGTTCCTGGTTACGGTACTCTACCGCTCCGCTGCCACCGAACCGAATCGCCACAAAGGTAA
- the purF gene encoding amidophosphoribosyltransferase — MRELKEYCGIFGVYNAPNAARLIYYGLHALQHRGQESAGIVTATYDEVRRRPVMAVHKDFGLVLDVFSEPSIFETKLLGRAGIGHNRYSTSGSATNRANIQPFVVHYRDGNIALAHNGNLSNARELRQAFSERGTLFQTTSDSELILHLIAQSRRQQQIDQIIDALTQVEGAFSLLILTDTSLIAVRDPSGFRPLALGRLRNDDGSWAYCVASETCAFDLIGAEYLRDIEPGEILVIDQEGCATGSFARYWLPRRYRVSQCIFEYVYFARPDSKVFGEMVDKVRRKLGKQLAHEAPVPRVAPEEKPPIVISVPDSSNTVALGYTTECQKLGYPCRYEIGLIRNHYVGRTFIAPGQDRREMKVRCKFNTVEGVLRDRIVVVVDDSIVRGTTSRFLVHMIRQAGAREVHLRIASPPVISPCFYGMDFPSAEELLANKFGSIEEMRRWLGVDSLAYLSVEGLMEAVHSAHPNGLGYCNACFTANYPVPVEMGVTKEENEW; from the coding sequence ATGCGCGAACTTAAAGAGTATTGTGGCATCTTTGGTGTCTATAATGCGCCGAATGCAGCCCGCCTGATCTACTACGGCCTTCATGCTTTGCAGCATCGCGGACAGGAATCGGCAGGGATTGTTACCGCTACCTATGACGAGGTACGCCGAAGGCCGGTTATGGCTGTGCACAAAGACTTTGGGTTGGTGCTCGACGTGTTCAGTGAGCCCTCGATTTTTGAGACAAAACTATTGGGGCGTGCCGGTATTGGCCACAACCGCTATTCTACCAGTGGCTCAGCCACCAACCGGGCCAATATCCAGCCTTTTGTGGTGCACTACCGTGACGGCAATATTGCCCTGGCCCATAACGGCAACCTTTCAAACGCCCGTGAGCTGCGCCAGGCGTTTAGCGAACGGGGAACGCTCTTTCAGACCACCAGCGATAGTGAGCTCATCCTGCACTTGATTGCGCAAAGTCGCCGCCAGCAACAAATCGACCAGATTATCGATGCGCTCACCCAAGTTGAAGGCGCTTTTTCGCTGCTTATTTTGACCGACACCAGCTTAATCGCAGTACGGGATCCTAGTGGCTTCCGGCCATTGGCCTTAGGACGATTGCGCAACGACGACGGGTCGTGGGCCTACTGCGTAGCTAGCGAAACTTGCGCCTTTGACCTGATCGGTGCGGAATACCTGCGCGATATTGAACCTGGTGAAATCCTGGTAATCGATCAGGAAGGCTGTGCTACCGGAAGTTTTGCCCGTTACTGGCTACCTCGGCGCTACCGGGTGAGCCAGTGCATCTTTGAGTACGTCTACTTTGCTCGGCCTGACTCCAAGGTTTTTGGGGAAATGGTCGATAAGGTGCGCCGCAAGCTGGGTAAACAACTGGCGCATGAGGCTCCAGTGCCGCGTGTAGCGCCCGAGGAAAAGCCCCCGATCGTCATCTCGGTCCCCGATTCTTCGAATACGGTTGCTTTAGGCTATACCACCGAATGCCAAAAGCTGGGCTATCCATGCCGCTATGAAATTGGTCTCATCCGCAATCACTACGTAGGACGTACGTTTATCGCCCCTGGCCAGGACCGACGCGAAATGAAGGTCCGCTGCAAGTTCAATACGGTAGAAGGCGTTTTGCGCGACCGCATTGTGGTGGTGGTGGACGATTCCATCGTGCGCGGTACAACCTCGCGCTTTTTGGTGCACATGATCCGGCAGGCCGGTGCGCGTGAGGTACATCTGCGCATTGCCTCGCCACCCGTAATTAGCCCTTGCTTTTATGGCATGGATTTCCCGAGTGCCGAAGAGCTCTTGGCAAACAAGTTTGGCAGCATTGAAGAGATGCGGCGTTGGCTTGGCGTCGATTCATTAGCCTATCTTTCGGTGGAAGGGTTAATGGAAGCTGTGCACTCGGCTCATCCCAATGGGCTGGGGTATTGCAACGCTTGCTTTACGGCCAACTATCCGGTGCCTGTAGAAATGGGCGTGACCAAAGAGGAAAACGAGTGGTGA
- a CDS encoding amidohydrolase — translation MRRHWVFALGFSAVLAALPAYAQRKGDLLIRNGTVLTVTQGTLANTDILIRNGKIAAIGQNLTAPPGIEVIDASGLYVMPGIIDAHSHIAISNVNEATNPVTAEVRVGDVLNPYDIRLYRALAGGVTVSHVMHGSANVIGGQNVTIKHRYGETDPEALRMEGAPRTIKFALGENPTRVHGRNSNVPPLSRMGVEFVIRDAFHKAQRYREAWDRYEQERRRNPRAVPPPYDARLEVLAEILRGNILIHCHAYRADEILMLLRVLKDFGIRRVVFQHVNEGFKVAPELAAFGAMASVFSDWWAYKFEVYYSTAYNAAILTRNGVITSINSDSPELNRHLYHEAAKTLKYGGLSEDEALALITINPARQLGIEDRVGSIEVGKDADLALFSAHPLSIYAVCKKTIVDGIVRFDADRDPDDMRLRVDPEQPVELAITPQTHHERCLQDTDFFALLTEITQAP, via the coding sequence ATGCGTAGACACTGGGTTTTTGCCCTGGGATTTTCTGCAGTGCTTGCTGCGCTTCCTGCATACGCGCAGCGCAAAGGTGACCTGCTCATTCGCAACGGTACCGTACTTACCGTTACCCAGGGTACACTTGCCAACACCGACATTTTGATCCGTAATGGCAAGATTGCTGCCATTGGTCAGAACCTTACAGCTCCCCCTGGGATTGAGGTCATCGATGCCAGCGGTCTTTACGTAATGCCAGGCATCATTGATGCGCATTCCCACATTGCCATCTCTAACGTCAACGAAGCCACCAACCCGGTCACGGCCGAGGTGCGCGTGGGAGACGTGCTCAACCCCTATGACATTCGCCTATATCGCGCGCTCGCTGGCGGCGTCACAGTTTCCCATGTCATGCACGGCTCAGCCAACGTTATCGGCGGACAGAACGTGACCATCAAACATCGCTACGGCGAGACGGACCCCGAAGCACTCCGTATGGAAGGCGCTCCGCGAACGATTAAGTTCGCTTTAGGCGAAAACCCGACGCGCGTGCACGGCCGCAACAGCAACGTCCCCCCGCTCTCCCGTATGGGTGTTGAATTCGTCATCCGCGACGCCTTTCACAAAGCCCAACGTTACCGCGAGGCCTGGGATCGGTATGAACAAGAACGTCGTCGCAATCCCAGGGCTGTGCCTCCCCCCTATGACGCGCGCCTTGAAGTACTGGCCGAAATTCTCCGAGGCAACATTCTCATTCACTGCCACGCTTACCGTGCCGATGAAATCCTGATGCTCCTGCGTGTGCTGAAAGACTTTGGCATCCGTCGCGTTGTCTTTCAACACGTAAACGAAGGCTTCAAAGTAGCGCCTGAGCTGGCTGCCTTTGGGGCTATGGCCTCGGTGTTTTCCGACTGGTGGGCCTATAAATTTGAAGTGTACTACTCCACCGCTTACAATGCCGCAATCCTTACACGTAACGGCGTCATCACCTCGATCAACTCCGACTCTCCAGAGCTTAACCGCCATCTTTACCATGAAGCCGCCAAAACGCTGAAATATGGCGGCCTTAGTGAAGACGAGGCGCTGGCACTGATCACGATCAATCCTGCCCGCCAGCTTGGCATTGAAGACCGCGTCGGCTCCATTGAGGTTGGGAAAGATGCCGACTTAGCCCTCTTTAGCGCGCACCCACTTTCCATCTACGCTGTGTGCAAGAAAACCATTGTTGATGGGATCGTGCGCTTTGACGCCGACCGTGACCCCGACGACATGCGGCTGCGTGTCGATCCCGAGCAGCCTGTCGAGTTGGCGATCACGCCTCAGACACACCACGAACGCTGCCTACAAGACACAGATTTCTTCGCATTGCTCACCGAAATCACGCAGGCACCATGA
- a CDS encoding type II toxin-antitoxin system Phd/YefM family antitoxin, protein MYSTKGIDAVATITELRSKTSELVEHAKGIERGILIQKNNEPYAVLISYDLYLKLLGEQVEAPPVSTRRRRSRKTSAEGEVS, encoded by the coding sequence ATGTATAGCACTAAGGGGATTGACGCTGTAGCCACGATTACGGAACTGCGCTCAAAGACTTCAGAGCTCGTGGAGCATGCAAAAGGTATCGAACGAGGCATTCTCATTCAGAAGAACAATGAGCCGTACGCTGTGCTTATTAGTTACGATTTATATCTCAAACTTTTGGGAGAACAGGTAGAAGCTCCACCGGTCTCGACGCGTCGTCGTCGGTCCCGAAAGACCTCTGCAGAGGGAGAAGTCTCTTAA
- a CDS encoding amidohydrolase family protein: MKRLCFYGLLFGLMTGPAAAQSSSTPQARQGVFALTNARLVTITQGIIENGTLIIRGDRIEALGQNIPIPPEAEVLDATGLEVYPGFIDSGTRLGLTEIESLPETRDYRELGELNPQLEALTAVNPNSVLIPVTRVNGVTTVLTEPEGGLLPGTAALINLFGYTPEHMHLGGVRLMVLQFPSKGRRSPFDRRKPEEIEKAFREAMQKLDEIWDRAMLYARIDSAYRANPERNPQPLYVPEMQALLPVLRGEMPLLLKVDLAPDILAALEWIQKRGLKRVILSGVAEGWRVADKIAAAGIPCLVGPVLALPTRESDRYDKPYANAALLHAAGVKIALRTGEAENVRNLPYHAGFAAAYGLGREAALRAVTINPAEIFGVADQIGSLEAGKKATLFVTDGDPFEPRTQVRYVFIEGYAIPLHNRQLELYHEFLHRQPGLHLQSATD, translated from the coding sequence ATGAAACGGCTGTGCTTCTACGGACTTCTCTTCGGGCTGATGACAGGACCAGCCGCTGCCCAAAGTTCTAGCACACCGCAGGCGCGGCAAGGCGTGTTTGCCTTAACCAATGCCCGACTGGTCACCATCACCCAAGGCATCATTGAAAATGGAACGCTCATTATTCGCGGGGATCGCATTGAAGCCTTGGGGCAGAACATTCCCATTCCCCCTGAGGCAGAGGTGCTCGATGCCACTGGTCTGGAAGTGTATCCGGGCTTTATTGATAGCGGTACGCGTTTGGGCCTGACCGAGATCGAATCACTCCCCGAAACGCGCGACTACCGTGAGCTGGGCGAGCTGAACCCTCAGCTCGAAGCGCTCACGGCTGTGAACCCCAACTCCGTGCTTATCCCTGTAACGCGGGTCAATGGCGTCACTACCGTACTCACCGAACCCGAAGGCGGCCTGCTGCCAGGCACCGCCGCACTGATCAACCTGTTTGGCTACACACCCGAGCACATGCACCTAGGCGGTGTTCGGCTCATGGTGCTGCAGTTTCCCTCCAAAGGCCGCCGCAGCCCTTTTGATCGGCGCAAGCCGGAAGAAATTGAAAAAGCTTTTCGAGAAGCGATGCAGAAGCTCGACGAAATCTGGGATCGAGCAATGCTCTACGCCCGCATCGACTCGGCTTACCGTGCCAATCCCGAACGTAACCCGCAACCCCTGTATGTGCCAGAAATGCAGGCACTGCTACCCGTGTTACGCGGGGAAATGCCCCTGCTTCTCAAGGTCGACCTGGCGCCCGATATTCTTGCAGCCTTAGAGTGGATCCAAAAACGCGGCTTGAAGCGTGTTATCCTTAGCGGCGTAGCCGAGGGTTGGCGCGTGGCCGACAAAATCGCCGCAGCCGGCATCCCCTGCCTGGTAGGCCCTGTGCTTGCCCTACCTACCCGTGAATCAGACCGCTACGACAAACCCTACGCCAATGCCGCGCTGCTGCACGCGGCTGGTGTCAAAATCGCACTCCGCACCGGAGAAGCCGAAAACGTCCGCAACTTGCCCTATCACGCCGGATTTGCCGCTGCCTATGGCCTGGGACGCGAAGCAGCCCTTCGGGCCGTCACCATCAATCCAGCAGAAATTTTTGGTGTAGCCGATCAGATCGGTTCCTTAGAAGCAGGCAAAAAAGCCACGCTGTTTGTGACCGATGGCGATCCCTTTGAACCACGTACGCAGGTACGGTACGTATTTATTGAGGGCTACGCGATCCCTCTGCACAACCGCCAACTGGAGCTGTATCACGAATTTCTCCATCGCCAGCCCGGTCTACATCTCCAGTCGGCAACCGATTAA
- the ggt gene encoding gamma-glutamyltransferase, with protein MKQCFPLVFWGMLLALGASAQVGEVPYPYRAYRGLVVAEHAAAAAAGLEVLQRGGNAVDAAVATGFALAVVLPSAGNLGGGGFMVIRFADGRATTIDFRETAPRAATRDMFLDAHGRFVPERSQEGYLAVGVPGTVAGLLLAHARYGRLSRSEVLAPAIRLAETGFQLTRTQAAQLNALRTAFLRYPSTRKYFTKDQPFREGERFIQKDLAQTLRRIRDKGVDDFYRGQTADLIVAEMQRGGGLITHEDLATYRAVERPPVVGTYRGYRILSMGPPSAGGIGLIQLLNAVEPFDISRMGFGSSATLHLMAEAMRCVYADRAYWLGDPDFVTIPVQGLLSKAYMRQRMAHFRLEQTDTTHCRLHGDPLAFESQETTHYSVVDEEGNAVSVTTTLNGSYGALVVVDGAGFFLNNEMDDFSAAPGVPNLYGLIGSEANAIAPGKRMLSSMTPTIIEDPQGRLFLVLGTPGGATIVTTVFQLVLNVIDHGMNIQQAVLAPRIHHQGWPPVLYYERRGFPMDVIENLKRRGWNVLEREGTSGRAHAIQVLYDPDPLAPRPYTERVYLAGVDPRGEGAAAGY; from the coding sequence ATGAAGCAGTGCTTTCCCCTGGTCTTTTGGGGGATGCTTTTGGCGCTGGGTGCTAGTGCCCAGGTTGGGGAAGTCCCCTATCCGTACCGGGCCTATCGGGGTTTAGTGGTTGCCGAGCATGCTGCAGCCGCAGCAGCGGGGTTGGAAGTGCTGCAACGCGGGGGCAATGCTGTTGATGCTGCCGTGGCCACAGGTTTTGCGCTGGCTGTCGTATTGCCCTCAGCTGGCAACCTGGGGGGCGGCGGCTTTATGGTTATCCGATTTGCTGATGGCCGTGCGACCACGATCGACTTTCGTGAAACGGCCCCTCGTGCTGCCACACGCGACATGTTTTTGGATGCCCACGGGCGCTTTGTGCCCGAGCGCAGTCAGGAAGGCTACCTGGCCGTTGGGGTGCCTGGCACGGTAGCTGGACTGCTACTAGCGCACGCCCGCTATGGTCGTCTTTCTCGAAGCGAGGTGCTTGCACCGGCCATCCGTTTGGCCGAAACGGGCTTCCAGCTTACGCGCACGCAAGCTGCCCAGCTCAACGCCTTACGCACGGCTTTTCTACGTTATCCTTCAACGCGCAAGTACTTTACCAAGGACCAGCCTTTTCGAGAAGGTGAACGGTTCATCCAAAAAGACTTAGCCCAAACGTTACGGCGCATTCGCGACAAAGGCGTAGACGATTTTTACCGCGGCCAGACAGCAGACCTGATCGTGGCCGAAATGCAACGTGGCGGTGGTCTGATCACGCATGAAGACCTAGCGACTTACCGTGCGGTTGAGCGCCCTCCCGTAGTCGGCACCTATCGCGGCTATCGCATACTATCGATGGGGCCTCCTTCAGCTGGGGGTATTGGACTCATTCAGCTGCTCAATGCCGTTGAGCCGTTTGACATTAGCCGCATGGGCTTTGGCAGTAGCGCTACGCTGCATTTAATGGCCGAAGCGATGCGTTGCGTGTATGCCGATCGGGCCTACTGGCTCGGGGATCCCGACTTCGTAACCATTCCGGTGCAAGGCTTGCTGAGCAAGGCCTATATGCGGCAGCGCATGGCCCATTTTCGCCTGGAGCAGACCGACACCACGCACTGCCGTTTGCACGGCGACCCACTGGCCTTCGAGTCACAAGAAACCACGCACTACTCCGTAGTAGATGAAGAAGGGAATGCGGTTAGCGTCACCACCACGCTGAACGGCTCCTATGGCGCCCTGGTTGTGGTTGACGGGGCTGGATTTTTTCTCAACAACGAAATGGACGATTTCAGCGCGGCGCCTGGCGTGCCCAATCTCTACGGGCTGATCGGATCCGAAGCCAACGCGATCGCGCCAGGCAAACGCATGCTCTCTTCAATGACCCCAACGATCATTGAAGATCCCCAGGGACGCCTGTTTTTGGTGCTGGGCACACCCGGCGGCGCAACCATTGTGACGACCGTTTTTCAGCTGGTACTCAACGTCATTGATCACGGGATGAACATCCAGCAGGCTGTGCTGGCGCCGCGCATCCACCACCAAGGATGGCCACCCGTGCTCTATTATGAACGACGCGGCTTCCCGATGGATGTGATCGAAAATCTGAAGCGGCGAGGTTGGAACGTCCTTGAGCGTGAAGGGACGAGCGGTCGGGCGCATGCCATCCAGGTACTTTACGATCCAGATCCGCTAGCCCCAAGGCCTTACACCGAACGGGTGTATTTGGCTGGCGTGGATCCTCGAGGAGAAGGCGCAGCAGCCGGCTATTAA
- a CDS encoding CNNM domain-containing protein: MDADAPPSRAAFLLLTFSLALAPEPVILAAEFVFLGVCVLVSALLSGAEAVLQAPLTASVAPEAITRRLQALRARPRHLLLTLQLCNLLANLGAALMAVLLVVQLSWSAHWSSVWVLVATLLGITLLLLVLGEITPRLLASRYAAVLVHRLVGVLWVLQRLFFPIADLLVRLSQQVQQRLRVSERPLSPEELKALAGLNGTAGALSEAERALLASILEFGETTVREVMVSRLDIVALPITATFGEALARIRSSGHSRLPLYAEHLDNIVGILYAKDLLPYLGQADLNQPLDWARLARPPMFVPLSKKLDDLLRDFQRRKTHMAIVVDEYGGTAGLITMEDVLEEIVGDIRDEHDEREPALYVRLDAQTYRVDARMNLDDLVELLGISLDTESFDFETLGGLILHVLGQIPKPGDEVTYGPLQLRVETVDNHRIGQVWVHVIPPEVATSPSGHKPEEEA, encoded by the coding sequence TTGGACGCCGACGCACCGCCATCTCGCGCTGCTTTTCTTCTGTTGACGTTTTCCTTGGCACTGGCGCCGGAGCCAGTAATCCTTGCAGCTGAGTTTGTGTTTTTGGGAGTTTGCGTACTGGTTTCGGCATTGCTTTCGGGCGCAGAGGCAGTCCTGCAAGCGCCTTTGACAGCTTCTGTTGCCCCTGAGGCGATAACGCGTCGCCTGCAAGCCTTACGGGCACGACCGCGCCATTTGTTGTTGACGCTGCAATTGTGTAACCTTTTGGCTAATTTGGGCGCGGCCCTAATGGCCGTTTTGCTGGTAGTGCAGCTGTCTTGGTCCGCGCATTGGTCCTCTGTTTGGGTGCTGGTAGCGACGCTTTTGGGGATAACATTGCTTTTATTGGTTCTGGGAGAGATTACGCCCCGCCTGCTGGCTAGTCGTTATGCCGCTGTGCTTGTGCATCGCCTGGTTGGGGTGCTCTGGGTACTGCAGCGGCTATTTTTCCCAATTGCAGACTTACTGGTACGCCTGTCGCAGCAGGTACAGCAACGGCTTCGGGTTTCGGAGCGACCGTTATCTCCAGAAGAACTGAAAGCCTTGGCTGGGCTAAACGGTACAGCGGGTGCATTAAGTGAAGCAGAGCGCGCCTTACTGGCCTCGATTTTAGAGTTTGGTGAAACCACCGTGCGAGAGGTGATGGTGAGCCGGCTCGATATTGTGGCATTACCCATTACGGCTACTTTTGGAGAAGCCTTGGCCCGCATTCGAAGCAGCGGCCACTCGCGGCTCCCCCTTTACGCAGAGCACCTGGACAATATTGTGGGCATTCTTTACGCTAAGGATCTCCTGCCTTATTTGGGACAAGCTGACTTGAATCAACCTTTGGATTGGGCACGTTTGGCACGTCCGCCTATGTTTGTGCCGCTCAGCAAAAAGCTTGACGATCTATTGCGCGATTTTCAGCGGCGTAAAACGCATATGGCTATTGTAGTCGATGAGTATGGCGGAACGGCCGGGCTGATTACCATGGAAGATGTGCTTGAAGAAATTGTCGGTGACATTCGCGATGAACACGACGAGCGCGAGCCAGCGTTGTACGTTCGGCTGGATGCACAGACCTACCGTGTCGATGCGCGCATGAACCTTGACGATCTGGTCGAACTGCTGGGCATTTCCCTGGATACGGAATCGTTCGATTTCGAAACCTTAGGAGGGTTGATTTTGCACGTGCTTGGCCAAATTCCCAAACCCGGCGATGAAGTCACGTATGGGCCGTTACAGCTGCGCGTGGAAACCGTCGATAACCACCGCATTGGTCAAGTATGGGTGCATGTAATCCCTCCGGAAGTAGCCACTTCGCCTTCCGGACATAAACCTGAGGAAGAAGCTTAA